The DNA sequence TCGCTTCTCTCCTAGAGTGCACCAGAGGAGCTAGTGTACAACTTCTCTCTCAACTACACCCCGCGGGCGATTGCCAACACCCCCATCGTGAGAACGAATGGCGCCGTTGTCGGGATTGAGTGTCGCTACATGAGGTGAGGGAGGCATCTGCTGTCCTGCAGGGTCCACAGAGCTCCAGGGCTGAATAAGGATCGTGTCACTCTGCTGGAGTCTCTTTCTCAGGTTTCACAATGTGAGCAGCAGCGCCCTGAAGCCCACCTGGGTCCCCTACACTTCCACCAAGTCTGCGGAGGATGTCCTGGATTTCTCCCTGGTGCTCATGGCTGGTATGTGCTCTTGTAGGGGAGAGGTGCAGCAAGACTCCCTTTCGAACTGGGGATGTCTGCTAGAGAAGATTGCTTTGTTGAATTAGCTTGACTGGGGGTCTATGAAGGTTTGCTCCCAGAAACCGGAGCTCTTTGAAGGTATCTGTATTTGGGAGACGTTCATCTGGTTCTCTGCTATTTTCCTGTAATGGCTCCTCTCCAATGCTAGATGACTGGAGCTCCCCAAGGACCTCCAACGTGTTCTACCTGGGGGACGTCCTGAATATTGAAGCCTCCGTCAGCCAGGCCGACCACCAGCCCCTCCGGCTCTTTGTGGACAGCTGTGTGGCCACCCTGGTGCCTGACCAGACCTCTACCCCCAGATATGCCTTCATTGAGAATCATGGGTGAGTCCTGTGCCTTCTGGTGGAGGAACTGCTGTGTAGACGGTGCACTTGCAATGacctcccctctcccccaggTGCCTGACTGATGCCAAAACAACAGGCTCCAGTTCTCAGTTCATGCCAAGACCCCAGGACGGCAAGCTGAGGATGAagctggatgccttcaggttctATCAAGATGCCAGGAGCTCAGTGAGTGTCTTCCTGTGGCCTCTGGGCTGTGAGGAGGTTTAGCTGCAGTGGAGCCTCTGACTGAAGGTGTGCTGTTCCAGATCTACATCACCTGCCTTCTGAAGGTGACTGCTGCTTCCCAGAGTGTGGACTCCCTGAACAAGGCCTGCTACGCTACTGGGAATGTGTAAGTGAGGAGGAGGCTGTTGCCCGCAACGTGCTCTGATGTGGGTGTCTGCAGTGATGCCTGTCCTGCTGTAGGTGGACGTCTGTGGATGGGAGTGATCAGGTgtgcagctgctgtgactccAGCTGTCCTACTACCAAATCCAGGCACTGGATGAGAATGAGGAGGGATCTGGGATCTAAAGAGGGTGAGACTCTCTTGcttgtggcttctcaaaatgagaAGAGGGGATTCTAGTTCTTGTAGATGCTAGTGTTCCACTCCAGTAGTATGGACATTGGTACATTGAGGGATTGTGAGCAGAAGTCTTCATAGAAAACCATGGCACTGTATGCTGTACACAATCCCTCCTGCTCTTATTCTTGGGGAATGTAGGCAACTGTTCTCTGGATTGCTACATGAAAAGGAGCGTTACAAAGGGTGTCCTTCCCTCCAACATGCTCCTTAAGTCCTGGTCAGGCTTAT is a window from the Lepisosteus oculatus isolate fLepOcu1 chromosome 3, fLepOcu1.hap2, whole genome shotgun sequence genome containing:
- the LOC107076541 gene encoding zona pellucida sperm-binding protein 3-like isoform X1; the protein is MDLFSMGNKMWISGISFFSFLVFFRCGVFCDAATRRSVPGRRTGITHKGAVFYKIPRFLRQPTPLVGAVSVACGESQIVVQVRRDLFGTGQLLNSSDVSLGGCAATRQDDAAQVLIFESELQACRSSLTSAPEELVYNFSLNYTPRAIANTPIVRTNGAVVGIECRYMRFHNVSSSALKPTWVPYTSTKSAEDVLDFSLVLMADDWSSPRTSNVFYLGDVLNIEASVSQADHQPLRLFVDSCVATLVPDQTSTPRYAFIENHGCLTDAKTTGSSSQFMPRPQDGKLRMKLDAFRFYQDARSSIYITCLLKVTAASQSVDSLNKACYATGNVWTSVDGSDQVCSCCDSSCPTTKSRHWMRMRRDLGSKEVAAAEWEGDATVGPLFVLEEQADRPAEVEGQRSQLRAQEEGDATGVSAEPVILAALGAVVGLVCVAVLGTVLYRRLQSKSTELTVMEK
- the LOC107076541 gene encoding zona pellucida sperm-binding protein 3-like isoform X2 is translated as MDLFSMGNKMWISGISFFSFLVFFRCGVFCDAATRRSVPGRRTGITHKGAVFYKIPRFLRQPTPLVGAVSVACGESQIVVQVRRDLFGTGQLLNSSDVSLGGCAATRQDDAAQVLIFESELQACRSSLTSAPEELVYNFSLNYTPRAIANTPIVRTNGAVVGIECRYMRFHNVSSSALKPTWVPYTSTKSAEDVLDFSLVLMADDWSSPRTSNVFYLGDVLNIEASVSQADHQPLRLFVDSCVATLVPDQTSTPRYAFIENHGCLTDAKTTGSSSQFMPRPQDGKLRMKLDAFRFYQDARSSIYITCLLKVTAASQSVDSLNKACYATGNVWTSVDGSDQVCSCCDSSCPTTKSRHWMRMRRDLGSKEAAEWEGDATVGPLFVLEEQADRPAEVEGQRSQLRAQEEGDATGVSAEPVILAALGAVVGLVCVAVLGTVLYRRLQSKSTELTVMEK